Proteins encoded together in one Lathyrus oleraceus cultivar Zhongwan6 chromosome 5, CAAS_Psat_ZW6_1.0, whole genome shotgun sequence window:
- the LOC127079383 gene encoding uncharacterized protein LOC127079383 yields the protein MSVLSDYLAHLPVKGYQPLRFDFPNEDIMFIRDFTMSGFEISPEPGSRWTLVFDAASNGRGHDIGVVITSLTGFHLPFTVRLCFDCTNNMEEYKACIYGLEAAIDFRIKILEVYNDSALVISQVKGDWETRDSKLIPYKEHIKKRVPYFDEISFHHIPMEENQLADALATLASMFKVKWKNEVPAIHIDHLDEPAHCLAIEVDPDDKPWFYDIKTFMEKRQYPEGIFITDKKALERLYSKFFLNGDVLYKRNYDYVLLKCVDRYEASTIIKSIHEGCDGVHAKGLTMAKKILRAGYYWTTMEINCYNFVKRCHKCQIYGDKIFVSPTPLNVFTSPWPFSIWGIDMIGMIDPKASNSHRFILVAIDYFTE from the coding sequence ATGAGTGTTCTATCTGACTACCTTGCTCACCTGCCTGTCAAAGGTTATCAGCcgttgaggtttgactttccaAACGAAGACATTATGTTTATCAGAGACTTCACTATGTCAGGCTTCGAGATAAGCCCTGAACCAGGATCAcgatggacgctcgtgttcgacgCTGCTTCCAATGGTCGAGGCCATGACATAGGTGTTGTCATCACTTCTCTAACCGGTTTCCACCTTCCATTTACCGTTAGATTATGTTTTGACTGTACCAATAATATGGAAGAATATAAAGCATGTATATACGGTTTAGAGGCAGCCATCGACTTCAgaatcaagattcttgaggtATACAATGATTCAGCTCTGGTAATAAGTCAAGTAAAAGGTGATTGGGAGACTCGGGATAGTAAGTTGATACCTTACAAGGAGCATATCAAAAAGCGGGTACCCTACTTTGATGAAATCTCTTTTCATCATATTCCTATGGAAGAAAATCAGTTAGCGGATGCTCTAGCCACGTTGgcatctatgttcaaagtcaaatggaagaatgaagtACCGGCTATCCATATTGACCACTTAGATGAACCAGCGCATTGTTTAGCAATCGAGGTCGATCCTGATGATAAGCCCTGGTTCTACGACATAAAGACATTTATGGAGAAACGACAATATCCCGAGGGTATATTTATTACTGATAAGAAGGCTCTAGAAAGACTCTATTCCAAATTCTTCCTAAACGGTGATGTGTTATACAAGCGAAATTATGATTATGTACTGCTCAAATGTGTGGATAGATACGAAGCTAGTACGATCATAAAATCCATACATGAAGGCTGCGATGGTGTACATGCAAAAGGTCTTACTATGGCTAAGAAGATTCTTCGGGCTGGATATTACTGGACGACAATGGAGATTAACTGTTACAACTTTGTTAAAAgatgtcacaaatgtcagatatATGGTGACAAGATCTTTGTGTCGCCGACTCCATTAAATGTTTTTACCTCTCCATGGCCTTTTTCTATatggggtattgatatgattgggatgatagatCCTAAAGCTTCCAACAGTCATCGATTCATCCTAGTCGCCATCGACTACTTCACGGAATGA
- the LOC127079359 gene encoding serine/threonine-protein kinase STY8: MSEQERLTKDFWREAKVLSTLHHPNVVAFYGVVPDGPGGTLSTVTEYMLHGSLRNVLLKKERVLDRRKRIMIAMDAAFGMEYLHLKSIVHFDLKCDNLLVNLGDPERPVCKVGDFGLSRIKRNTLVSGGVRGTLPWMAPGLLDGNSIRVSEKVDIFSFGITMWEILTGEEPYANMHCGAIIGGIVNNTLRPSIPKRCDSEWKKLIKKC, translated from the coding sequence ATGTCAGAGCAAGAGCGGTTGACTAAAGATTTTTGGAGAGAAGCAAAGGTTCTATCAACTCTTCACCATCCAAATGTGGTGGCATTTTATGGGGTAGTTCCAGATGGCCCAGGTGGAACATTGTCAACTGTAACAGAATACATGTTGCACGGATCACTGAGAAATGTTCTCTTGAAGAAGGAGAGAGTGCTTGACCGTCGTAAAAGGATCATGATTGCAATGGATGCAGCCTTTGGCATGGAATATTTGCATTTAAAAAGTATTGTTCATTTTGATTTGAAGTGTGATAATCTGCTTGTCAACTTGGGTGATCCTGAGCGGCCTGTATGTAAGGTTGGAGATTTTGGGCTATCGAGAATTAAACGCAACACACTTGTTTCTGGTGGTGTCAGAGGGACTCTTCCATGGATGGCACCGGGACTACTGGATGGTAACAGCATTAGAGTATCTGAGAAGGTCGATATTTTCTCATTTGGTATCACAATGTGGGAAATCTTGACTGGGGAAGAACCTTATGCTAACATGCACTGTGGTGCTATCATAGGAGGTATTGTCAATAATACGCTGAGGCCATCTATTCCAAAACGTTGTGATTCTGAGTGGAAAAAGTTGATAAAAAAATGTTAG